GAAATACTTTACAAAAAAAATGATAACTATATTGATCTATTAAAATTAGATGAAAATCAAGCACAAGATTTGAGAAAAGAGATAATTTATGTATCCCAACACCCTGATTTACTTCCTATGAGTATATATGATAATTTGAATTTTTTTGCTAAAACACATAAATTAGAGAATAAACATGAAAGAATATTAGAAGCTTTAAAACAAGTTTATTTATATGATGAGGTAAAAGATATTTTACATAAAAGTGCTTTTAATTTATCAGGAGGACAGCAACAAAGATTGATTTTAGCAAGGGCTTTACTCTTAAAGCCAAAACTTTTATTGCTTGATGAACCTACTGCCTCACTTAATGAATCACTTAGCCAAAAAATAGAGGAAATGCTAAAAAATCAAAATATTACTATTTCGATAATTAGTCATTTTAAATCGCAAATAAATAATATTGCTGATTTTTGTTATTTCTTAGAAGAATAAAAGTTTTTTATTCTTCTAAATTTTCTTGACTCTCTTCTAATAGTTGCTCTATTTTAGCGTAAACTTCTTCTGCTTGTTCATCATTCATCTTATCTTCTTTTATCGCAAGAACAATATTTTGTAATTCTAAAAGAAATGACTCCATTTCTCTTGATTCATCCATATTATCTTCTGTTTGCTCACCTTTTTCAATTAGTTTATGCAAGTCTTCAATATAAGCTTCTACTTCTGGTATCATTGTTGTTTCAACTACTTCTAATAAATCTTCTTTTATTTGTGTCATATGTATATTTTCCTTTGATTTTTTCTATTATAACAAAAGCTAGGTTTATTGTAACAAATCTATTGAAATATTGATTAAATTTTTAATGTAGATTAAAAATTTTTTTATTATATATGATTTTTTAGTATTATATACATATGAATATAATCTATAAAGGATTTCTTATGAAAAGAGATGTAGTTATAATAGGTGGAGGTATTGTTGGCCTAAATTGTGCCTATTTTCTACAAAAAAGTGGAAGAAAAGTAACAATAATAGACGAGGGTGATATTACAAACTCAACATCATTTGGAAATGCAGGTTTATTATCTTCTTATGATAAAACACCCTTAAGTTATCCAGGAGTTATAACAAATACTTTAAAGCTTATGCTAAAAGGTCAATCTCCAGCAATTTTTCATCCTACATTAAGTCCTAAGATATACAAGTGGTTACTAAATTTTATGCTTAGTGCAAATGAAAAAAGAACAAAAAAAACAATGATGCTTTTTGAAAAGTATGGAGAACTATCTTTACAGTTTTATGAACAAATGATAAAAGAGCATAATTTGGATTTTGATTATCATAGAGATGGAATGTTGTCTGTTTTTACAGAAGAGAAAAGTTACAAAGAGAAATTGAAAAAATATAATTATATAAATGAAGATAGATTTAAAGTTTTAAAATTTGATGAATTACAAGAGTATGTACCAACAATAACAAATAAAGCAAAGGGTGCAATTTTATTTAAAAAGAATGCACATTTTGATTCAAGAAAAGTTATGAGTGAATTAAAAAAACATTTAGAACAAGAAGGAGTAGAGTTTATACTAAATGAAAGAGTAGAACAGTTAGATATTAGAAATGACAAGATAAAATATATAATCACTTCAAATGGAAATCAATATAGACCTGAACATACTATTATGTCTACAGGTTATCAAACATTGCTTGCAAATCAATGTAAAAAGGATTTGATGATGACTCCTGCAAAGGGATATAGTATTACTTTTGAAATGCCAAAAGAGTTTGTACCAAAAACTTCTACATTATTTAATGATTTGTTTATAGTTATGACTCCAAGAAAAGATAGTGTAAGACTTACTTCAAAATTAGAAATAGGAAGTAATGACCCTGCTGTGGTACAAAAACAAATTGATAGTATAAAAAGTAATTTTTTTGAATATAATAGAGCTTTTGATATGAAGGGTGAAGTAAATTGGACAGGTTTTAGACCTCTTACTCCCAATGATATACCTTTAATAGGAAGAGATGAAAACATAAAGAATTTGACATACGCGATGGGATTAGGCTGGTTAGGTATGACTTTTGCTCCAGCTGTTGGTTCAATAATAAGTGATTTAGTATCAAATGATAAAACAAATGCTCAAAGTGATGGAATATTACTTTTTTCAGGATTTTATCAATAAAGGATAAACATGAAAAGATTATTTGTACTACTACTATTTATTAGTAGTTTATTAAAAGCAGAAGATATTGAGATAAGATTAGTATTTAACTCTTTTAATGTAGATGGCACAATAGTTATACAATCTTTAAATAGTAATAAAAACTATGCTTATAATTTAAATAGGGCAACAAAACCTTTGTTGCCAGCTTCAACTTTCAAAATACCAAATAGTTTGATTATATTAAATGAAAAACTACTAAAAGATGAAAATCAAATAATAAAGTGGGATAAAAAAAAGAGATTTTTAGATGTATGGAATCAAGACCAAACTTTAAAGAGTGCTTTTAAATACTCTTGTGTTTGGTGCTATCAAAAATTTGCAAAACAAATCTCAATACAAAAGTATGAAAACTATTTGAAACTTTTTGATTATGGAAATAAAAAAGTTGGTATTGATTCAAGTAGCTTTTGGCTTGATGGAGATATAAAAATCACAGCATTTGAACAAGTAGAGTTTTTAAAGAAATTGTACTTAAATAATCTACCACTAGATAAAAAATATATAAATATAGTAAAAGATATTATGTTTGAAGAAAAAAACAGAAAATATAAACTAAGTTCAAAAACTGGATGGGCTACATCAGTAAAAAATAAACATGGATGGTATGTGGGCTTTTTAGAAACAAAAAATGATGTTTGGTTTTTTGCAACAAATCTTTTAATAGAAGATTTTAAAAGATTAGATTTAAGAAAAAAAGTAACCTTAGAAGTCTTGAGACAAAAAAGGGTAATTTAGATAATCAAATAATAAAAAGGTAAGTTTTTATTATCTTAAAATGATTGTAATTTAGTAAGAGAGTTGTATAAAGACTTTAAAATAATAAATAGTAAAGAGATAGATTACACTCTTGGAGCTAATATGCATAAAAAGAAAAAAAGTGTTAAAGAGGTTTTTATTATGAATTATTGATATAATACTCCAAGTTTAATAGTTGGAGATATTATGAAAGAAGTTTATTATCCTATAATGGATAAACCTTATAAAAAATTATTATTTGAAGAGTTAGAGGATGAAACAGTTCCTCTTGCGGAAGCTGTAGCTCGTACTTTTTATAAAGCAAAGGGTGAAATTTATGCTTATACAATTGGTTCATATCAAAATGCAAGATTTACAAAAAGAATAAAAAGATTTGAAAAACAAGAAGAGTTACTCTCTCCTAAACAAATAAAAGACTTTTATCTAAGTATAAATGAAAACAAGTTAGATATTTTATTTGAATTATTTGAAAAAGCAAGAACTTCTACCTATGATTTGCATGCAAAAATCTTAGCAAAATTATATGTGAACCTTATTTCTAATGGAAATTTAGATTATCATGAAAGTACATTTCTCGCAAATATAAATATTATGAATGATACAGATTTAATAAAGTTTTATGAGTTATTAGACGAGCTTTTCAATAAAAAAGGTCTTGATATAGATAATACGATTATAAAACAAGAAAAACTAGAATTTGAAACAAAAACATACAGAGATATTTACATTTATGATAAATTATTAAGAGTAGGTCTTATAATGGATACTAGTTTAGGAAAAGGTAAAGACCTCGCAATGTATGGTGGAGATAGCAAAGACTTTTATATCCATAATTTTACTAAGCTTATGTATTTAATATTGAAAGAAATTTTAGGAGATTAAAAATAAATATAAATAACATATTAGACAAATTAAAAGATATCTTATCTCAAGAACTAGGAGATAAGAAGATATATGATAAAGATGTTGCAACAGCTCTTGAAATAAACTATGATACCTTTAGAAAACAAAAACAATATAATAAAGTGCCATACTATGAGATAATGAGCTTCTTAGCTAAAAGAAATATTTCTATTAACTGGTTTTTCTTTAATCAACTTCCTGAGAGTTTAATAGAACCCACATCAAATTATATAATACTAAAATATCAAAAGAGTGTAATATCTTCAGCAGGTGGTGGAGCTATAAACTATGATATAAAAACTGAACCACTTATAATAGATAAACAATTGCTAGATTATATAAATAGTAGCTATAAATATACAGAAGTAATAAAAACATTTGGTGAAAGTATGGAACCAGATATAAAAGATGGAAGTTTAATCTTTTTAGATAAAAGTAAAAAAGAAATAGACTCTACTAATATATATGTGATAAATACTCCAGATGGTACTTTTATTAAAAAGCTTAATATATATAATGATAAAGTATATTTAAAATCAAATAACCAAGCTTACAATGATATTTGGTTCAAAATAGATGAAGTTGATATTGTTGGTAGAGTTTGTGGAGTGTTATTTAAATTATAAATAATTTAGATAATCAAAAAAGATTATCTAAAATACAAAAGCTATTTCTGTAAGGCTTAGCTGATACATAGTAACTTTAACACCAGCAGAATCAACTATATTGTAAGTAATAGTATATTCATTTGGGTTTTCAATGTTTGGATTGTTTTTTGCAAACTCTTCAAATTTTTTATTATTTATTATTGAATAGATAAATTGTGTTTTTTCTTTAAACTTATCATTATTGATGTATAAATCAAATATTTGTTTATCTTGAACCTTATCATACTTATTTACAAAGTTTTTATTGTATAGCTCTTCTACTAAATCTGGTTTGTTAAATTCATTAGTATTATATAAATAGTAATCTTTGTGTAAAAGTTCATTTAGATTTTCACTTATTAGAAAATGGTTGTATCTTATATAGTCTTCATCTTTTGAGATTTCATTAATATATTCAATCATATTACTCCTTATTATATGTAAAAGTTTATATAATTTTAACTTTATAAAAGCATAAAAATATTTTTATCCTTTTAAAAAGGAAGAAAATAGTAAAAATAGACAAATAAGTCCAAAAAAGCTTAAAAATCACTATATTAGTCATTACTTCCTTTCTAAAAGGAAATAAAATTAAAATATTTTTTATAGAAGCCCCATAAACATTGACATTTTATATAAAAAAAGTTATAATCCGCGTCCATAAAATATAGTTAGGGTGTTTTTTAAACGCAACTAACGAGTTCTTTAAAGGAAAAAAATGGAAAAAATTAGATTAAAGCTTAAAGCTTATGATCATAGAGTTTTAGACAGAAGTGTTGCTTCTATTGTTGAAGCTGTTAAAAGAACTGGTGCTGAGTTAAGAGGACCAATTCCTCTTCCAACGAAGATTAGAAAATATACGGTTCTTAAAGGACCTCACGTTAACAAAGATGCTAGAGAACAATTTGAAAT
The window above is part of the Malaciobacter marinus genome. Proteins encoded here:
- a CDS encoding ATP-binding cassette domain-containing protein, with the translated sequence MVIIKNLKLEFSNRVIFENLNLEIKENKITAIQGPSGIGKTSLFLCINSMIRYEDDYKLSGEILYKKNDNYIDLLKLDENQAQDLRKEIIYVSQHPDLLPMSIYDNLNFFAKTHKLENKHERILEALKQVYLYDEVKDILHKSAFNLSGGQQQRLILARALLLKPKLLLLDEPTASLNESLSQKIEEMLKNQNITISIISHFKSQINNIADFCYFLEE
- a CDS encoding NAD(P)/FAD-dependent oxidoreductase gives rise to the protein MKRDVVIIGGGIVGLNCAYFLQKSGRKVTIIDEGDITNSTSFGNAGLLSSYDKTPLSYPGVITNTLKLMLKGQSPAIFHPTLSPKIYKWLLNFMLSANEKRTKKTMMLFEKYGELSLQFYEQMIKEHNLDFDYHRDGMLSVFTEEKSYKEKLKKYNYINEDRFKVLKFDELQEYVPTITNKAKGAILFKKNAHFDSRKVMSELKKHLEQEGVEFILNERVEQLDIRNDKIKYIITSNGNQYRPEHTIMSTGYQTLLANQCKKDLMMTPAKGYSITFEMPKEFVPKTSTLFNDLFIVMTPRKDSVRLTSKLEIGSNDPAVVQKQIDSIKSNFFEYNRAFDMKGEVNWTGFRPLTPNDIPLIGRDENIKNLTYAMGLGWLGMTFAPAVGSIISDLVSNDKTNAQSDGILLFSGFYQ
- the blaOXA gene encoding class D beta-lactamase — its product is MNMKRLFVLLLFISSLLKAEDIEIRLVFNSFNVDGTIVIQSLNSNKNYAYNLNRATKPLLPASTFKIPNSLIILNEKLLKDENQIIKWDKKKRFLDVWNQDQTLKSAFKYSCVWCYQKFAKQISIQKYENYLKLFDYGNKKVGIDSSSFWLDGDIKITAFEQVEFLKKLYLNNLPLDKKYINIVKDIMFEEKNRKYKLSSKTGWATSVKNKHGWYVGFLETKNDVWFFATNLLIEDFKRLDLRKKVTLEVLRQKRVI
- a CDS encoding S24 family peptidase, which gives rise to MSFLAKRNISINWFFFNQLPESLIEPTSNYIILKYQKSVISSAGGGAINYDIKTEPLIIDKQLLDYINSSYKYTEVIKTFGESMEPDIKDGSLIFLDKSKKEIDSTNIYVINTPDGTFIKKLNIYNDKVYLKSNNQAYNDIWFKIDEVDIVGRVCGVLFKL
- the rpsJ gene encoding 30S ribosomal protein S10, yielding MEKIRLKLKAYDHRVLDRSVASIVEAVKRTGAELRGPIPLPTKIRKYTVLKGPHVNKDAREQFEIRVHSRIIDIIAATPDTVDSLMKLDLAPEVDVEVRSMGQE